One window from the genome of Gloeomargarita sp. SRBZ-1_bins_9 encodes:
- a CDS encoding glycosyltransferase family 4 protein, translating into MRLLCVSTPVGPLGSGLGGGVELTLRHLVRALQQRGHTLQVIAPQGSVFPEAPVIPVSGVGQPLAQNQPRDAAITLPADPVLGRMWWVVREQPWDVAINLAYDWLPLYLTPFFDRPVVHLLSMGSLVDYLDGVLAELLALRPHSVAMHTRAQAATFGEAIARRVTVVGNGLDLDQYHFCGEPEPVLAWVGRIAPEKGLTDALEVARQTGYPLRIMGAMADRDYWQQVCRQFPEAAAYYQGFLPTDQLQARLRTCLALLVTPHWVEAFGNVVMEALACGVPVIAYATGGPGELVRSEETGWLVPPGQVSAMVQAVGRIQAIDRRRCRQQAEQEFSLAAFGQRLEQWLLQNRSIT; encoded by the coding sequence ATGCGCCTGCTGTGTGTATCTACACCGGTGGGGCCGTTAGGGTCCGGTTTGGGGGGCGGTGTGGAACTCACCCTGCGCCATCTGGTACGGGCGTTGCAACAACGGGGCCACACCCTCCAGGTAATTGCGCCCCAGGGGTCGGTGTTTCCCGAAGCGCCGGTGATCCCCGTTTCTGGCGTTGGCCAGCCCTTGGCGCAAAACCAGCCCCGCGATGCAGCCATCACCCTACCGGCTGACCCTGTGTTGGGACGGATGTGGTGGGTGGTGCGAGAGCAACCTTGGGATGTGGCCATCAACTTGGCCTACGACTGGCTGCCCTTGTATCTCACCCCCTTTTTCGACCGGCCGGTGGTGCATTTGCTCAGCATGGGATCCCTAGTGGATTACCTGGATGGGGTCTTGGCGGAACTGCTGGCGCTACGCCCCCACAGTGTGGCCATGCACACCCGCGCCCAGGCCGCTACTTTTGGGGAGGCCATCGCCCGGCGGGTCACCGTTGTCGGCAATGGACTGGACCTGGACCAGTATCACTTTTGTGGGGAACCGGAGCCGGTCCTGGCCTGGGTGGGCCGCATTGCCCCGGAAAAGGGCCTGACCGATGCCCTGGAGGTGGCCCGGCAGACCGGCTATCCCCTGCGGATTATGGGTGCCATGGCTGACCGGGACTACTGGCAGCAAGTATGCCGGCAATTTCCCGAAGCAGCGGCCTACTACCAGGGGTTTTTGCCCACGGACCAATTGCAGGCTCGGTTGCGGACCTGTTTGGCACTGCTGGTGACCCCCCACTGGGTAGAGGCCTTTGGCAATGTGGTGATGGAGGCCTTGGCCTGCGGGGTGCCCGTGATCGCCTACGCCACAGGGGGACCGGGGGAACTGGTGCGTTCTGAGGAAACGGGCTGGCTGGTGCCGCCAGGACAGGTGTCGGCCATGGTGCAGGCGGTGGGCCGTATCCAGGCCATTGACCGGCGGCGGTGTCGGCAGCAGGCGGAACAGGAATTTTCCCTGGCGGCTTTTGGTCAGCGGTTGGAACAATGGCTGCTACAGAACCGGTCTATCACTTAA
- the alr gene encoding alanine racemase, which translates to MEIDAQALAANTQAIRQYLDPQTELLAVIKADAYGHGAVTVAEIALAHGATWLGVATLSEAIQLRRAGITAPILLLGTVHTAAEVEALLYWQVEPTLAMGEQVPLFAQVACALGQTLPVHVDVDTGMSRLGIPWSQAAEWVRLVYQTPGLRLASLYSHLATADDPDPHFVYVQQQRFEQVIQQLRRWGLPLPKLHLANSAGMLLDRRLHYDLVRVGLALYGYAPAPHLANRLPLQPVLQVRARITQLKDIAPGTGVSYGQRFVAQRPTRLATVAIGYADGVPRALSQRLTALVAGQRVPQVGMITMDQLMLDVTDVPQVQVGQVVTLIGSDGDQRITAADWAGALDTIIWEVLCGFRHRLPRVLGGLPAPLAQVA; encoded by the coding sequence GTGGAAATTGATGCACAAGCATTGGCTGCCAATACCCAAGCGATTCGCCAATATCTAGACCCCCAAACGGAACTGTTAGCGGTGATTAAAGCTGACGCCTATGGGCATGGGGCGGTCACGGTGGCGGAAATTGCCCTGGCCCACGGGGCAACCTGGCTGGGGGTGGCGACTTTATCTGAGGCCATCCAACTGCGGCGGGCAGGCATTACAGCTCCTATTTTGTTATTGGGGACGGTGCACACAGCGGCAGAAGTGGAGGCGCTGCTGTACTGGCAGGTGGAACCTACTTTAGCCATGGGGGAACAGGTGCCCCTGTTTGCCCAGGTGGCCTGCGCCCTTGGCCAAACATTACCGGTGCATGTGGATGTGGATACGGGCATGTCACGGCTGGGGATTCCCTGGTCCCAGGCCGCCGAGTGGGTGCGTCTGGTCTATCAAACGCCGGGATTACGACTGGCGAGTCTTTATTCCCACCTGGCGACCGCTGATGACCCCGACCCCCATTTCGTGTATGTGCAGCAGCAGCGTTTTGAGCAGGTGATTCAGCAACTGCGGCGTTGGGGATTACCCCTGCCTAAGCTGCACCTAGCCAATTCGGCGGGGATGTTGCTGGACCGGCGCTTGCACTATGACCTGGTGCGGGTGGGGTTGGCGTTGTACGGCTATGCCCCGGCGCCCCATTTGGCGAACCGATTGCCCTTGCAGCCGGTGTTGCAGGTGCGGGCGCGCATTACCCAGCTTAAAGACATTGCCCCAGGGACAGGGGTGAGTTACGGGCAGCGGTTTGTGGCGCAACGGCCTACACGCTTGGCAACGGTAGCGATTGGCTATGCCGATGGGGTGCCCCGAGCGCTCTCGCAGCGGTTGACGGCCCTGGTGGCGGGACAACGAGTGCCTCAGGTGGGGATGATCACCATGGACCAACTCATGCTGGATGTGACCGATGTGCCCCAGGTACAGGTGGGTCAGGTGGTGACCTTGATTGGCAGCGACGGCGACCAGCGCATTACGGCGGCAGACTGGGCCGGGGCACTGGATACGATTATCTGGGAAGTTCTGTGCGGGTTTCGGCATCGGCTGCCGCGAGTGCTGGGGGGACTGCCGGCGCCCTTAGCCCAGGTAGCCTAG
- the cofH gene encoding 7,8-didemethyl-8-hydroxy-5-deazariboflavin synthase subunit CofH, protein MATTVMIGPILERASQGATLTPAEAYALLTADYPLSELQQAADALRRQLVGDAVSYVVNRNINFTNLCEQHCSFCAFRRDAGQPESFWLSDDLIVAKVQEAVAQGATEICMQGGLNPQARRQGTTLGYYQHLATLVKTTAPQVHLHAFSPQEVQFISRQDGLPIDYVLRALQDAGVDSLPGTAAEILADDVRRLLCPEKIDTETWLGIVKTAHRMGIPTTSTMLCGHIETPAHQVEHLTRLRALQQETGGLTEFILLPFVGAQAPAPLRRRVGRDQPDLLATLKLTAVARLFLGAWVRHHQPSWVKLGLEGALQALQWGCDDIGGTLMEEHITTMAGAKGGTSKTVAELQAAIQSLGRPYWQRTTLYQPCVQPANLVG, encoded by the coding sequence TTGGCAACCACAGTCATGATCGGGCCGATTCTCGAGCGGGCCAGTCAAGGGGCGACCCTGACCCCGGCGGAAGCTTACGCACTCTTGACCGCCGACTATCCCCTATCTGAGTTGCAGCAAGCGGCGGATGCCCTGCGTCGGCAATTGGTGGGGGACGCCGTCAGCTATGTGGTCAACCGCAACATTAACTTCACCAATCTCTGTGAACAGCACTGCAGTTTTTGCGCCTTTCGCCGGGATGCTGGGCAACCGGAAAGCTTCTGGCTTAGCGACGACCTGATCGTGGCCAAAGTCCAGGAAGCAGTAGCCCAGGGGGCGACGGAAATCTGTATGCAAGGGGGGTTGAATCCCCAGGCGCGACGGCAGGGCACCACCTTGGGCTACTACCAGCATCTGGCCACCCTGGTCAAAACCACGGCCCCCCAGGTCCACCTGCACGCCTTTTCCCCCCAAGAGGTCCAATTCATCAGCCGTCAGGATGGGTTGCCCATTGACTACGTGCTGCGGGCGCTCCAGGATGCGGGCGTGGATTCCCTGCCTGGCACCGCCGCCGAAATCCTGGCAGACGATGTCCGGCGCCTCCTTTGCCCGGAAAAAATTGACACGGAAACCTGGCTGGGGATCGTGAAAACCGCCCACCGGATGGGAATTCCCACCACCAGTACCATGCTCTGTGGCCATATCGAGACCCCGGCCCATCAGGTAGAACATTTGACCCGGTTACGGGCGTTGCAGCAGGAAACGGGGGGTTTGACGGAATTTATCCTGTTGCCGTTTGTGGGGGCACAGGCGCCGGCTCCCTTGCGACGGCGGGTCGGGCGGGACCAGCCAGATTTATTAGCCACCTTAAAACTGACGGCAGTGGCGCGGTTGTTTCTGGGGGCCTGGGTGCGCCATCACCAGCCCAGTTGGGTGAAGTTGGGACTCGAGGGGGCGCTGCAGGCCCTGCAGTGGGGGTGCGATGACATCGGTGGGACCTTGATGGAGGAACACATCACCACGATGGCAGGGGCCAAGGGGGGTACGAGCAAAACGGTGGCCGAACTGCAAGCGGCTATCCAGAGCCTGGGCCGTCCTTACTGGCAGCGCACCACCCTGTATCAGCCTTGTGTCCAACCGGCAAACCTGGTAGGGTGA
- a CDS encoding serine/threonine-protein kinase → MSYCLNPDCPRPGHNSPDAPVCQACGSPLLLQSRYRAIRPLGQGGFGRTFLAVDEDKPSKPYGVVKQFLPMVTDAQSYAKVSELFQGEAVRLDELGHHPQIPDLYAYFEQDQRQYIVQEYIDGLNLAQELHIYGPFNETKAHQLLQDIIPVLEFIHARQVIHRDIKPENLIRSAANGKLYLVDFGAAKFAPSSSMTSLRTIISSAGFTAPEQMVGKAEFVSDLYSLGATGVHLMTGRSPLELYDMAHDGWIWQNYVAEPVSEGFARILNRLLERATRKRYPSAAEVRRDLEFLAPHSTTPTQVIPQPATPLPKRVPVKLNPQRAALTSATAATGECVCTLGPCSNWVTSVSTAQGAGLGTVIAAAGKDGILRVWQWHGHAPLLVTPLWSYTYTAPILAVQWTPDGQYLVGGCEDRALRVWDINKGKIVQTLGGLFSKHSRPICAVAVSPDGRLVASGSEDKTIRVWELASGKCLSTLTGHSSHVRALQFTADSFFLVSGGWDNTVVIWEPVSGRCLRTLSEPFRFGDNGFNALALSADNQWLVTGNENCLLRLWDVNREEPVFTFPEQKSAVTALTFSPQGHLLVSGNRDGLIHLWDMGLRQQRATLKGHSKAITSLAFTPDGHFLLSGSRDNSVRIWQPQS, encoded by the coding sequence ATGAGTTATTGCCTCAACCCCGACTGTCCTCGCCCCGGTCATAACTCCCCCGATGCCCCTGTTTGCCAAGCCTGCGGCAGTCCCCTCCTTTTGCAAAGTCGTTATCGAGCCATCCGTCCTTTGGGGCAGGGGGGCTTTGGGCGCACCTTCCTGGCCGTTGACGAAGACAAACCCTCCAAGCCCTACGGCGTGGTCAAGCAGTTTTTGCCCATGGTCACGGACGCCCAATCCTACGCCAAGGTCTCGGAATTGTTCCAGGGGGAAGCCGTGCGCCTGGATGAGCTGGGGCATCATCCCCAAATCCCCGATCTCTACGCCTACTTTGAGCAGGACCAGCGCCAGTACATCGTCCAGGAATACATTGACGGTTTGAACCTGGCCCAGGAACTGCACATTTACGGACCTTTCAATGAAACTAAGGCCCACCAGTTATTGCAGGACATCATCCCCGTGCTGGAATTCATCCACGCGCGCCAGGTCATCCACCGGGACATCAAGCCGGAAAACCTGATTCGCAGCGCCGCCAACGGCAAGTTGTATTTGGTGGATTTCGGGGCCGCCAAGTTTGCTCCCAGCAGCTCCATGACCAGCCTGCGCACCATTATCAGCAGCGCCGGGTTTACCGCCCCCGAACAGATGGTGGGCAAGGCGGAATTTGTCAGTGATTTGTATAGCTTGGGGGCCACCGGCGTGCATCTGATGACTGGGCGGTCCCCCCTGGAACTCTACGACATGGCCCACGACGGCTGGATTTGGCAAAACTACGTCGCCGAACCGGTTAGTGAAGGTTTCGCCCGCATACTCAACCGGCTGTTGGAACGGGCCACCCGCAAGCGCTATCCATCGGCGGCGGAAGTCCGACGGGATTTGGAATTCCTTGCGCCCCACTCGACAACACCCACCCAGGTGATTCCCCAGCCCGCTACGCCCCTTCCCAAGCGTGTGCCGGTCAAGCTCAACCCCCAGCGGGCGGCCCTGACATCAGCCACAGCGGCCACCGGGGAATGCGTCTGTACACTGGGTCCCTGTAGCAATTGGGTGACCTCGGTGAGCACGGCGCAAGGGGCAGGTCTGGGCACCGTCATCGCCGCAGCCGGCAAAGATGGCATCCTGCGGGTGTGGCAATGGCATGGGCATGCCCCGTTGCTGGTGACGCCCCTGTGGTCCTATACCTATACCGCTCCCATCCTGGCGGTGCAGTGGACCCCTGATGGGCAATACTTGGTGGGTGGGTGTGAAGACCGGGCGCTGCGAGTGTGGGACATCAACAAGGGTAAGATTGTCCAAACCTTGGGTGGGTTATTCAGTAAACACAGCCGCCCCATCTGTGCTGTAGCGGTCAGTCCTGATGGTCGGCTAGTGGCCAGCGGCAGCGAGGACAAAACCATCCGGGTTTGGGAATTGGCTAGCGGCAAATGTCTCTCCACCTTAACGGGGCACAGCAGTCACGTCCGGGCTTTGCAATTTACAGCCGATAGTTTCTTTCTGGTTAGCGGCGGTTGGGACAATACAGTGGTGATTTGGGAGCCGGTCAGCGGTCGTTGCCTGCGCACCCTAAGTGAGCCCTTTCGCTTTGGGGATAATGGGTTTAACGCCCTGGCCCTCAGCGCGGATAATCAATGGCTGGTCACCGGCAACGAGAACTGTCTGCTGCGTCTGTGGGATGTGAACCGGGAAGAACCGGTGTTTACTTTTCCGGAGCAAAAAAGTGCCGTGACTGCCTTGACCTTTTCCCCCCAGGGCCATCTGCTGGTCAGCGGCAACCGGGACGGGTTGATTCATCTTTGGGATATGGGGTTGCGTCAGCAGCGCGCTACCCTCAAGGGCCATAGCAAAGCCATCACCAGCCTGGCCTTTACCCCGGACGGCCACTTTCTGCTGTCGGGGAGTCGGGACAATTCGGTGCGCATTTGGCAACCACAGTCATGA
- a CDS encoding ABC transporter ATP-binding protein/permease: MTSQVPAAESFNFDRRLWRRFITIAQPYFYPLEPRLSFWGFVGLLGALLIAVICVAFFVVVGGTLAAHALAPEFVNKYAGGLVKQVQGLLRSPALGWAVGGLVLSGLCFGLAHRAVVPRWRQWALLGLLLFLSFAVNGANVSLSYIFRFIDTALGAKDEPTFWLNLTLYGALIVAAIPILVGYRYIRLKLGLYWREWLTEHFLQEYLSHRSYYELDSNSAHTEIDNPDQRIAEDIRSFTSVTLSFLLDVLDTILTLVSFTAILYSISRPLTWGLVVYATVGTVIAVLAGRRLIKINYDQLRYEADFRYGLVHVRDNAESIAFYRGEPQEWQQIKRRFDQVVRNFNLLILWQALIDLFQYGYNYFTRLVPYIIVAPLYFAGERDLGTITQAYVAFMQVLGALSLVTNQIQQISSFAAGVNRLGAFEEVLTQHQRLADKPSVNGFIQTQEANQLHLHKLTLLTPNAEQELVRDLTVHLSPEERLLIVGASGVGKSSILRAVAGLWTRGSGVIVRPPLEEMLFLPQRPYMVLGTLREQLLYPNTDPTITDAQLQQVLEQVNLGYLTARFDWDEMLDWPTVLSLGEQQRLAFARLLLYRPRYAMLDEATSALDVANERHLYQQLQATQVVYLSVGHRPTLVDYHQKVLELQGGGRWQVWSAEAYRMKWRQTVG, from the coding sequence GTGACCAGCCAGGTACCTGCCGCTGAAAGCTTTAATTTTGACCGCCGTCTCTGGCGCCGTTTTATCACCATTGCCCAGCCCTATTTCTATCCCCTGGAGCCACGCTTGAGTTTTTGGGGGTTTGTGGGTCTGTTGGGGGCGCTGCTGATAGCGGTAATCTGCGTGGCGTTTTTTGTGGTGGTGGGGGGAACCTTGGCGGCCCATGCCCTGGCACCGGAATTTGTCAATAAGTATGCGGGGGGGTTGGTCAAACAGGTGCAGGGGCTGCTGCGTTCCCCGGCGCTGGGCTGGGCGGTGGGGGGATTGGTGTTGAGTGGTCTTTGCTTTGGATTGGCGCACCGGGCGGTGGTCCCCCGCTGGCGGCAGTGGGCGCTGTTGGGGCTGTTGCTGTTTCTTTCTTTTGCGGTTAACGGGGCCAATGTGTCCTTGAGTTATATCTTTCGCTTTATTGATACGGCCCTGGGGGCGAAGGATGAGCCGACCTTTTGGCTGAATTTGACCCTGTATGGGGCGCTCATCGTGGCGGCTATTCCCATCCTGGTGGGGTATCGCTATATCCGTCTGAAGTTGGGGCTTTACTGGCGGGAGTGGCTGACGGAGCATTTTCTCCAGGAGTACCTGAGCCACCGGTCCTACTATGAACTGGACTCCAATTCGGCCCACACGGAAATTGACAACCCGGACCAGCGGATTGCCGAGGACATCCGCTCGTTTACGTCGGTGACGTTGTCGTTTTTGCTGGATGTGTTGGACACTATCTTGACCCTGGTGTCGTTTACGGCGATTTTGTATAGCATCTCGCGGCCGTTGACCTGGGGGCTGGTGGTTTACGCCACCGTTGGGACGGTCATTGCGGTGCTGGCGGGACGGCGGTTGATCAAGATCAATTACGACCAACTGCGCTACGAGGCGGATTTCCGCTATGGGCTGGTGCATGTGCGGGACAATGCCGAATCCATTGCTTTTTACCGGGGTGAACCCCAGGAATGGCAACAAATCAAACGGCGGTTTGACCAGGTGGTGCGCAATTTCAACCTGTTGATTCTTTGGCAGGCGCTGATCGATCTGTTCCAGTATGGCTACAATTACTTCACGCGGCTGGTGCCCTATATCATCGTGGCCCCCTTGTACTTTGCGGGGGAGCGGGACTTGGGGACGATTACCCAGGCCTATGTGGCGTTTATGCAGGTGCTGGGGGCGCTGTCGTTGGTGACCAATCAGATTCAACAGATTTCTAGCTTTGCGGCGGGGGTGAATCGTTTGGGGGCGTTTGAGGAGGTGCTTACCCAGCATCAGCGCCTGGCGGACAAACCCAGCGTCAACGGTTTTATCCAAACCCAGGAGGCGAATCAATTGCACCTGCACAAGTTGACGTTGCTCACCCCCAACGCGGAGCAGGAATTGGTGCGGGATTTGACGGTGCATCTGTCGCCGGAGGAACGGCTGTTGATTGTAGGAGCCAGCGGGGTGGGCAAAAGTTCTATTCTCCGGGCGGTGGCGGGCCTGTGGACCCGGGGAAGTGGGGTGATTGTGCGTCCCCCCTTAGAGGAGATGCTGTTTTTGCCCCAGCGGCCCTATATGGTGTTGGGGACGTTGCGGGAGCAGTTGCTCTACCCGAACACCGACCCGACCATCACCGATGCCCAGTTGCAACAGGTACTGGAGCAGGTGAATTTGGGGTACTTGACGGCGCGCTTTGATTGGGATGAGATGCTGGATTGGCCGACGGTGCTTTCGCTGGGGGAACAGCAGCGGTTGGCCTTTGCCCGCCTGTTGCTCTATCGCCCGCGCTATGCCATGTTGGATGAGGCAACCAGTGCTCTGGATGTGGCCAACGAACGGCATCTGTACCAGCAGTTGCAGGCAACCCAGGTGGTGTATTTGAGTGTGGGTCACCGCCCAACCTTGGTGGACTACCACCAAAAGGTGCTGGAGTTGCAGGGGGGCGGCCGCTGGCAGGTCTGGAGCGCCGAGGCGTATCGCATGAAATGGCGGCAAACGGTGGGGTAG
- the hisA gene encoding 1-(5-phosphoribosyl)-5-[(5-phosphoribosylamino)methylideneamino]imidazole-4-carboxamide isomerase: protein MEVIPAIDLWQGQCVRLTQGDFARSQVFSADPVQVARQWVQQGATRLHVVDLAGAKTGTPQHLAVIGAIVRAVDVPVQVGGGIRQGATVAQLLALGVDRVILGTAAVQQPARVQAWCEEFPGRIWVSLDGRRGQVAVAGWQETTGVGVVSLAQELAHRGVAGFIYTDIERDGTLTGPDVEGLRALLERVAVPVLASGGVGSMTDLLALLALEPLGLAGVILGKALYTGAIDLKQALRAVGPGRWQDVPLEEGPFYA, encoded by the coding sequence ATGGAGGTCATTCCAGCGATTGACCTGTGGCAGGGACAGTGCGTGCGGCTGACCCAAGGGGATTTTGCCCGTTCCCAGGTGTTCAGCGCCGACCCGGTGCAGGTGGCCCGGCAATGGGTGCAACAGGGGGCCACGCGGCTGCATGTGGTGGACCTGGCGGGGGCAAAAACGGGTACCCCCCAACACCTGGCGGTCATCGGCGCGATTGTCCGGGCGGTGGACGTGCCGGTGCAGGTGGGGGGTGGGATTCGTCAGGGGGCTACCGTTGCCCAATTGTTGGCGCTGGGGGTGGACCGGGTCATTTTGGGGACGGCGGCGGTGCAACAACCGGCGCGGGTACAGGCCTGGTGCGAAGAGTTCCCCGGCCGGATTTGGGTGAGTCTGGATGGACGCCGAGGGCAGGTGGCGGTGGCGGGATGGCAGGAAACCACAGGCGTCGGAGTCGTTTCTCTAGCGCAGGAGTTGGCCCACAGGGGGGTCGCGGGATTCATTTACACGGACATCGAGCGGGATGGGACGCTGACGGGACCGGATGTGGAGGGGTTGCGGGCGCTGCTGGAGAGGGTGGCGGTGCCGGTGCTGGCGTCCGGGGGGGTGGGGTCCATGACGGATTTGTTGGCCCTGCTGGCGCTGGAACCCCTGGGGTTGGCGGGGGTGATCCTGGGCAAGGCGCTCTATACAGGAGCAATCGACTTGAAACAGGCGCTGCGGGCGGTGGGGCCGGGGCGGTGGCAGGATGTACCCCTGGAGGAGGGACCGTTCTATGCCTGA
- the trpD gene encoding anthranilate phosphoribosyltransferase yields MPEVGPPLLQQLLNREPLTAEQAEALMQAWLTGEMAPELAAGILVALQAKGVTATELAAMAQVVQRQAVVPPSDNWPACLDTCGTGGDGAGTFNISTAVAFVAAAAGVPVAKHGNRSASSRVGSADVLEALGLRLQGPVEQAVAALRQVGVTFLFAPGWHPALKAVAPLRQALKIRTVFNLIGPLVNPLRPQYQVLGVYQPALLPVMAEALHQLGRRRAVVLHGREGLDEAGLAAPTDYHHWTDPHPIQADVLDPQTYGLTPAPTTALAGGNVQENADILRQVLQGRGTPAQQDVVVLNSALALWVAERVESLVAGIALAQEILQSGAAWDKLQALVRFGQ; encoded by the coding sequence ATGCCTGAGGTGGGACCGCCTTTGTTGCAACAGTTGCTCAACCGGGAACCCCTGACCGCGGAGCAGGCGGAGGCTCTGATGCAGGCGTGGCTCACCGGGGAAATGGCGCCGGAGTTGGCCGCGGGTATTCTGGTGGCCCTGCAGGCTAAAGGGGTGACGGCGACGGAATTGGCGGCGATGGCCCAGGTGGTGCAACGGCAGGCGGTGGTGCCCCCTAGCGATAACTGGCCGGCTTGTCTGGATACCTGCGGGACGGGGGGGGATGGGGCCGGCACGTTTAACATTTCCACGGCGGTGGCCTTCGTGGCGGCAGCAGCAGGGGTGCCGGTGGCCAAACACGGCAATCGCTCGGCGTCGAGTCGGGTGGGGTCCGCCGATGTGCTCGAAGCGCTGGGGTTGCGGTTGCAGGGGCCGGTGGAACAGGCGGTGGCGGCGCTACGGCAAGTCGGCGTTACCTTTCTTTTTGCCCCCGGTTGGCATCCGGCACTAAAGGCGGTGGCGCCCCTGCGTCAGGCCCTGAAAATTCGCACAGTCTTTAACCTGATCGGCCCCCTGGTGAATCCCCTGCGTCCCCAGTACCAGGTGTTGGGAGTTTATCAACCGGCGTTACTTCCTGTCATGGCAGAAGCACTCCACCAGCTAGGGCGCCGGCGGGCAGTGGTGCTCCATGGCCGGGAGGGTCTTGACGAGGCGGGTCTGGCCGCTCCCACCGATTACCACCACTGGACGGACCCCCATCCCATCCAAGCGGACGTGCTGGACCCGCAAACCTACGGGTTGACCCCTGCCCCTACCACTGCCCTGGCTGGGGGAAATGTTCAGGAGAATGCCGACATCCTAAGACAGGTACTTCAGGGCCGCGGCACACCAGCCCAGCAGGATGTCGTGGTGCTCAACAGCGCCCTGGCCCTCTGGGTGGCCGAACGGGTAGAAAGTCTAGTTGCCGGTATCGCACTCGCTCAAGAGATATTGCAAAGCGGCGCCGCCTGGGACAAATTGCAGGCCTTGGTGCGGTTTGGTCAATAG
- the psaC gene encoding photosystem I iron-sulfur center protein PsaC, with protein MSHTVKIYDTCIGCTQCVRACPCDVLEMVPWDGCKAGQIASAPRTEDCVGCKRCETACPTDFLSIRVYLGAETTRSMGLAY; from the coding sequence ATGTCCCATACCGTCAAGATTTACGACACCTGCATCGGTTGCACCCAGTGTGTGCGGGCTTGCCCCTGCGATGTGCTGGAAATGGTGCCCTGGGATGGCTGCAAAGCGGGCCAAATTGCTTCCGCTCCCCGCACGGAAGATTGCGTTGGCTGCAAACGTTGTGAGACCGCCTGCCCCACGGACTTTTTGAGCATTCGGGTGTACTTGGGCGCCGAAACCACCCGCAGTATGGGCCTGGCCTATTGA
- a CDS encoding superoxide dismutase yields the protein MVQRRQVLVGGLALLGMGMKPAWADTQRLELTAGFTVPPLPYAYNALEPVIDERTMRFHHDKHHAAYVQALNAALAQHPELIGQSVEQLLRNLEAIPADIRTAVRNHGGGHYNHSLFWESMRPPQPRNQPTGTLATVLQQKFGDFANFQEAFEEAGLRVFGSGWVWLVGQPNGQLAIMTTPNQDSPISVGATPLLGNDLWEHAYYLQYQNRRGDYLQAWWQVVNWPVVEQRYAAWVKSL from the coding sequence ATGGTGCAGCGACGGCAGGTTCTGGTGGGGGGTTTAGCGCTTTTGGGGATGGGGATGAAACCGGCTTGGGCGGACACCCAGCGGCTAGAGCTGACCGCAGGTTTTACGGTTCCCCCGCTGCCCTATGCCTACAACGCCCTGGAGCCGGTGATTGACGAACGCACCATGCGCTTTCACCACGACAAGCACCATGCTGCCTACGTCCAAGCCCTCAATGCTGCCCTGGCTCAGCACCCAGAACTCATAGGCCAGTCGGTGGAACAGTTACTCCGCAACCTGGAGGCGATTCCCGCTGACATCCGCACAGCAGTACGCAACCACGGCGGCGGTCATTACAACCACAGCCTGTTTTGGGAGAGCATGCGCCCGCCCCAGCCCCGCAACCAACCCACGGGGACCTTAGCAACGGTTTTGCAGCAAAAATTCGGGGATTTTGCCAACTTCCAGGAGGCGTTTGAGGAGGCCGGCTTGAGGGTGTTTGGCAGCGGCTGGGTGTGGCTGGTGGGGCAACCAAATGGGCAACTGGCGATCATGACCACCCCTAACCAGGACAGCCCCATTAGCGTGGGTGCGACTCCCCTGTTGGGCAACGACCTGTGGGAGCACGCCTACTACCTGCAATACCAAAATCGCCGGGGGGATTACCTGCAGGCCTGGTGGCAGGTGGTGAACTGGCCGGTGGTGGAACAGCGGTACGCCGCCTGGGTGAAAAGCCTTTAA
- a CDS encoding DUF3592 domain-containing protein encodes MAFWTVLWLVMPLLIIGLIAANYVRLIANFLQVLADGIETEAVIVDKTPRRGRRRFHRLVYEYTDQRGQVHRNHLDLFRSEYHNYQVGDRIAVVYSASRPHLSNTKAVVDRARQALRR; translated from the coding sequence ATGGCATTTTGGACGGTTTTATGGTTGGTCATGCCGTTGCTCATCATCGGTCTGATCGCTGCCAACTACGTGCGCCTAATCGCCAATTTTCTCCAGGTCCTGGCTGATGGCATCGAAACCGAAGCGGTGATTGTTGACAAAACACCCCGCCGGGGCCGCCGCCGGTTTCATCGGCTGGTCTATGAGTACACCGACCAAAGGGGGCAGGTGCATCGTAACCACTTGGACCTCTTCCGCTCCGAATACCACAACTACCAAGTGGGCGACCGGATCGCTGTGGTATATTCCGCCAGCCGTCCCCATCTCAGCAACACTAAGGCGGTGGTAGACCGGGCGCGTCAGGCTCTACGCCGTTAA